Genomic segment of Thermoflexus sp.:
CTCAAACTGCTCAAACCCATAGGAGGGAGGGCTTCCTCTCGATCTCTTGGGGAGTGGGGCGTGGAGAAATCCGAGGGGCCCCAGGCCCGGAAATCTCCTGGAGGAGATCCCCGATCCTCAGTTGCCGGCTCGTGAAACTGAAGGTTTACTGATTCCTGTTCTGGGTTTTGCTCTGCCCCGTCGCGAACTCATGGCGCAGGCCGGCCCGGATCCCGGAGAGGGCGAATGGCTTCTCGCTCCCGGGGTTCATTCTTGGCCAGATCGTGGCCTGCGCTGGGGCTTGAAAGGTCCTTCCATCCTTCAGGGCTGGGGCTGGGCCGGCCAGCTCAGCCCCAGGCTCCCGTGTCCGGAGGAGGTGCTATGCGGGTTCTGATCACAGGCGGAGCGGGGTTCTTTGGCTTCCATATGGCCAACAAGCTGCTCCAGCATGGCCATGAAGTGATCCTGCTGGATATCGCGGATTACATTGAGGAGGATTACATTGGGCCGGTTTCGTTCCATAAGGGGGATGTGCGCGACCGCGAAACGGTGGATCGGGTCATGCGCGGCGTGGATGCGGTGATCCACGCCGCGGCGGCCTTGCCCTTGTGGCCCCGCCGGGAGATCTTCTCGGTGAATGTGGAGGGCACTCGAACGGTGCTGGAGAGCGCCCTGGCCCACGGCGTCCGGCGCGTGGTGTTTATCTCCTCCACCGCTGTCTATGGCATCCCCAGGAAACATCCGATCGTGGAGGACGATCCGCTCCATGGCGTTGGGCCTTACGGCCAGAGCAAGATCCTGGCCGAGCGGGTCTGTCAGTCTTTCCGGGAACGCGGGCTGGTGGTGACCATCATCCGCCCCAAGACCTTCATCGGGCCCGGCCGACTGGGTGTGTTCCAGATCCTGTTTGACTGGGTGGAGCGTGGGAAGCCGATCCCGATCATCGGCAGCGGCAGAAACCGCTACCAGCTGCTGGATGTGGATGATCTGACCGACGCCATTGTGCTGGCCCTTACCGTGGATGCCGGTCAGGCAAATGACACGTTCAATATCGGCGCCGAGCGATTCGGAACGGTTCGAGAGGACGTGCAGGCCCTTTGCGATCACGCGGGCACCGGGGCGCGGGTCTGGCCGCTGCCCGCCCGGCCGGTGAAGGCGGCCCTTGCTCTCTTTGAGATGTTGCGCCTCTCTCCGCTGTATCGATGGGTTTATGGGACAGCCGATAAAGATTCTTTTGTGAGCATTGAGCGGGCGAAAGCGAAGCTGGGATGGCGCCCTCGCTACAGCAATGCGGAATCCCTGATCCGAACTTACGAATGGTATCTGGCCCACAAAACGGAGCTGGCGGGCAAGGTGGGCGTCACCCATCGGGTGGCGTGGGATCAGGGGATCCTGCGGGTGATCCGGGATTTGTTGCCATAGCCGGAGGCGAGGCCGTCTCGGGGGGTTGCGGGGAAGGCGCCGAGC
This window contains:
- a CDS encoding NAD(P)-dependent oxidoreductase; protein product: MRVLITGGAGFFGFHMANKLLQHGHEVILLDIADYIEEDYIGPVSFHKGDVRDRETVDRVMRGVDAVIHAAAALPLWPRREIFSVNVEGTRTVLESALAHGVRRVVFISSTAVYGIPRKHPIVEDDPLHGVGPYGQSKILAERVCQSFRERGLVVTIIRPKTFIGPGRLGVFQILFDWVERGKPIPIIGSGRNRYQLLDVDDLTDAIVLALTVDAGQANDTFNIGAERFGTVREDVQALCDHAGTGARVWPLPARPVKAALALFEMLRLSPLYRWVYGTADKDSFVSIERAKAKLGWRPRYSNAESLIRTYEWYLAHKTELAGKVGVTHRVAWDQGILRVIRDLLP